The following are encoded together in the Acidicapsa ligni genome:
- a CDS encoding phenylalanine 4-monooxygenase: protein MAATISDATISELISESSSTSFAPYLIEQDYAAYTQDEHEVWAELVSRRMPQLADHAAEEYLDGFSSLGLRSDRLPNLNEISQRLRSRTGWSTVPVSGFMPGPAFFAMLAGRQFPTTTWLRKRDSLEYTPEPDIFHDVFGHVPMHAHPVFADFLAHYGELCAGIESEAVLERVGRLFWYTVEFGLIRQKGRVKVYGSGLISSNGECTNVLEGRCEVRDFSVEAVLNAPVQVDQMHTALFAIESFEQIYEALQQVSNDIAAGRIA from the coding sequence ATGGCCGCAACTATCTCAGACGCAACTATCTCCGAACTGATTTCTGAATCGTCGTCTACATCCTTTGCACCCTACCTGATTGAGCAGGATTACGCGGCTTACACGCAGGATGAGCATGAGGTATGGGCTGAGCTGGTTTCTCGGCGCATGCCACAGCTTGCGGATCATGCCGCGGAAGAATACCTCGATGGATTTTCGAGCCTGGGGCTGCGCTCGGACCGATTGCCAAATCTGAATGAGATCAGCCAACGGCTGCGTTCGCGGACGGGTTGGAGCACGGTTCCGGTGAGTGGATTTATGCCTGGACCGGCGTTCTTTGCGATGCTGGCGGGAAGACAGTTTCCTACGACAACGTGGCTGAGGAAGCGGGATTCACTCGAATACACGCCGGAACCGGATATCTTCCACGATGTGTTTGGCCATGTGCCGATGCATGCGCATCCGGTTTTTGCGGATTTTCTGGCGCACTATGGGGAGCTTTGCGCGGGAATTGAGAGCGAGGCTGTTCTGGAGCGCGTGGGGCGGCTGTTCTGGTACACGGTAGAGTTTGGCCTGATTCGCCAGAAGGGCCGGGTCAAGGTGTATGGCAGCGGGCTGATCAGCTCGAACGGCGAATGCACCAACGTGCTGGAAGGCAGGTGCGAGGTTCGCGACTTCAGCGTGGAAGCGGTGCTGAATGCGCCGGTGCAGGTGGACCAGATGCACACCGCCCTATTTGCGATTGAGAGCTTTGAGCAAATTTATGAGGCGTTGCAGCAGGTGTCGAATGATATTGCCGCAGGCCGAATTGCTTAG
- the ftsZ gene encoding cell division protein FtsZ translates to MIQPEAGETEAIRIQFHDEVPHGARIKVIGVGGGGGNAVNRMISAGVEGVEFITANTDVQALKLSQAPVKLQLGVRLTSGLGAGANPDVGRRAALEDSDKIIEALEGADMVFVTAGLGGGTGTGAAPVIASLASEMGILTVAVVTRPFAFEGKRRLQQAERGMAELLESVDTMIVIPNEKLLAVAKDAGFFESFRIADDVLRQGVQGISDIITIPGIINRDFADVKTTMAGMGHAVMGTAVRSGENRAIEAAQAAMASPMLEEGAIDGARGILINITGSSSLKLSEVNAASSLIQTSAHEDANIIFGAVLDEKMGEEVKITVIATGFRDQMPERRSRMLDVASTPVVSVPVVAPDHWMKEANPDAFRAPLRFMSEAEESIEPAAGSETLASYVPQVQSVATEATPMYKAEPAIAEVTLHEAEMITEFVPQPPRFAELAEAPAYAPLPRDYPTDMRAFSGAGEAGRMPSAGSAIFAQPEESEHQDLDVPAFLRRGQFQD, encoded by the coding sequence ATGATTCAGCCTGAGGCGGGCGAGACTGAGGCGATTCGAATTCAGTTTCACGATGAGGTTCCGCATGGAGCGCGCATCAAGGTGATCGGCGTGGGCGGCGGCGGTGGAAACGCTGTGAATCGCATGATTTCTGCCGGGGTTGAAGGTGTTGAGTTTATTACGGCCAACACGGATGTTCAGGCGCTGAAGTTATCGCAGGCTCCGGTGAAGTTGCAGCTTGGGGTGCGGCTGACTTCCGGGCTGGGCGCGGGCGCGAATCCGGATGTGGGCAGGCGTGCGGCATTGGAAGATTCGGACAAGATCATCGAGGCGCTTGAAGGCGCGGACATGGTGTTCGTCACGGCTGGCCTGGGTGGAGGCACGGGTACGGGCGCGGCTCCGGTGATTGCTTCGCTGGCCAGCGAGATGGGGATTTTGACTGTCGCTGTGGTCACACGGCCTTTTGCCTTTGAGGGCAAGCGGCGCTTGCAGCAGGCGGAGCGTGGAATGGCTGAGCTGCTGGAGTCGGTGGACACGATGATCGTGATCCCGAATGAAAAGCTGCTGGCGGTGGCCAAGGATGCCGGGTTCTTTGAGAGCTTCAGGATTGCGGACGATGTGCTGCGGCAGGGCGTGCAGGGCATTTCGGACATTATTACGATTCCGGGTATCATCAATCGCGATTTTGCCGATGTAAAGACCACGATGGCCGGTATGGGGCACGCGGTGATGGGCACGGCGGTTCGTTCGGGTGAGAATCGGGCGATCGAGGCGGCCCAGGCGGCGATGGCTTCTCCAATGCTGGAAGAGGGCGCAATCGACGGGGCGCGCGGGATTTTGATCAACATTACGGGATCGAGTTCGCTGAAGCTTTCTGAGGTGAATGCAGCCTCTTCGCTGATCCAGACATCGGCACATGAGGATGCAAATATTATCTTTGGCGCGGTACTGGACGAGAAGATGGGCGAGGAAGTGAAGATTACCGTGATTGCTACGGGCTTCCGCGACCAGATGCCGGAACGGCGTTCGCGCATGCTGGATGTGGCGTCGACGCCGGTGGTTTCGGTGCCTGTGGTAGCTCCGGATCATTGGATGAAGGAAGCAAATCCGGATGCGTTTCGGGCTCCGCTTCGATTTATGAGTGAGGCTGAGGAATCGATTGAGCCTGCGGCTGGCTCCGAGACGCTTGCTTCGTATGTGCCTCAGGTTCAATCGGTTGCGACCGAAGCGACTCCGATGTACAAGGCCGAACCGGCGATTGCCGAGGTGACTCTGCATGAAGCGGAGATGATTACGGAATTTGTACCGCAGCCGCCTCGATTTGCAGAGCTGGCTGAAGCTCCGGCGTATGCACCGTTGCCACGGGATTATCCGACGGACATGCGGGCTTTTTCAGGAGCCGGTGAAGCGGGCCGAATGCCAAGCGCGGGATCTGCGATCTTTGCCCAGCCGGAAGAGTCGGAGCACCAGGATCTGGATGTGCCTGCGTTTTTGAGACGGGGACAGTTTCAAGACTGA
- a CDS encoding penicillin-binding transpeptidase domain-containing protein, with translation MKKLLSCVAFAAMVCGVVPGSLRMASAVDVPRNVHHARTTHAHIVERHGVHGTSAHRVAGSTAAGHAKTAHLSAHAGTRGVATVVGTGRRGRVRRTTLSVRGHRSYERFTASSFSNTQGDGDITAGEDPTIRAAAIEALGNMNGTAVVINPANGRILAMVNQKLALSPGAEPCSTIKLTVGMAALSEGLVTRNTPVNLGGFRMNLTEALAHSNNLYFEEMGRELGFERVRHYATQFGLGELAGYDISGEQLGTYPDHELPAKEGGVGRMCSFGQGVSMTPLQLGAFVASIANGGTLYYLQHPTTQAAIASFIPKIKRTLDIARFIPEMQDGMAGAVEYGTARRLRVNFHELPVFGKTGTCSNNGTRFGWFASYSDSPMGSLVTVFFLEGGRPVFGPRAAELTGVFYRSLWDKNYFVDKGTGPVQAQTYELPTRTRESVQTTGKF, from the coding sequence ATGAAAAAACTTCTCTCGTGCGTTGCCTTTGCGGCCATGGTTTGTGGCGTAGTTCCCGGCTCACTTCGGATGGCGTCCGCAGTGGATGTGCCGAGGAATGTTCATCATGCCCGGACGACTCATGCTCATATTGTTGAGCGTCATGGCGTTCATGGGACATCGGCGCATCGGGTGGCAGGAAGTACTGCGGCGGGACACGCGAAGACGGCACATCTATCGGCACATGCTGGTACTCGGGGAGTTGCGACGGTGGTGGGTACCGGCCGTCGTGGACGCGTGCGCCGGACGACTTTGAGTGTTCGCGGGCATCGCTCATACGAGCGGTTTACTGCCAGTTCGTTTTCCAATACCCAGGGCGATGGCGACATTACGGCAGGGGAAGACCCGACGATTCGCGCGGCTGCGATTGAAGCGCTGGGCAATATGAACGGCACGGCGGTGGTGATCAATCCTGCGAACGGTCGGATTCTGGCGATGGTGAACCAGAAGCTGGCTCTGTCTCCGGGAGCGGAGCCTTGCTCGACGATCAAGCTGACGGTGGGAATGGCCGCGTTGTCAGAGGGGTTGGTTACTCGGAATACGCCGGTGAATCTGGGCGGCTTTCGAATGAACCTGACCGAGGCGCTGGCACACTCGAACAATCTTTATTTTGAAGAGATGGGCAGGGAACTGGGCTTTGAGCGCGTACGGCACTATGCGACGCAGTTTGGCCTGGGAGAACTGGCGGGATACGACATTTCCGGCGAGCAGTTGGGAACTTATCCGGATCACGAACTACCCGCGAAAGAAGGCGGCGTGGGCAGGATGTGCAGCTTTGGGCAGGGCGTCTCGATGACTCCGCTGCAACTGGGCGCGTTTGTGGCTTCGATTGCTAATGGCGGGACGCTTTATTACTTACAGCATCCCACCACGCAGGCGGCAATCGCTAGTTTTATTCCGAAGATCAAGCGGACGCTGGATATCGCCCGGTTTATTCCCGAGATGCAGGATGGCATGGCGGGCGCGGTTGAGTATGGAACGGCGCGACGTCTTCGTGTGAACTTCCACGAGTTGCCGGTCTTTGGAAAAACGGGAACGTGCTCGAACAACGGAACGCGTTTTGGCTGGTTCGCTTCCTATTCTGACTCGCCGATGGGTAGCCTTGTCACGGTGTTCTTCCTGGAGGGCGGTCGTCCGGTGTTTGGGCCACGAGCTGCTGAGCTTACCGGGGTCTTCTATCGTAGCCTTTGGGACAAGAACTATTTCGTAGACAAGGGCACTGGACCGGTACAGGCACAGACTTATGAGCTGCCGACACGCACTCGGGAGTCAGTCCAGACGACAGGCAAGTTCTAG